One window of the Lacerta agilis isolate rLacAgi1 chromosome 17, rLacAgi1.pri, whole genome shotgun sequence genome contains the following:
- the LOC117061467 gene encoding SLAM family member 5-like → MLKFMWLLIGGHTNSCLITEQQADLIDGQSHTPPRQVNGVLGGSVALSVNLGPQAKLKEIEWSYRAGSGPALLVALFRDGKFERPDPGDRFKQRVEMYNETLRIKALELNDSGVFGARVKLFPAIVEDQIFRLMVYEPVSTPRIQSQLVSSTSKWCNVTLQCLSPGREQVNVTWRKGNPIRELGSSDRYQVSPDGKTLRLSLLPASLNTTYSCTASNPIEHKIVSFDLQRICQSGAEASFSKSGYVVLTFILLVLSLGAAFWCWRINNEKSAEAVTIPTVQVEESPSDPQYAEILRRSPPEGNNKSLGLRENNAERSPQKERLVTTIYDQIRRTPDNSSEEVT, encoded by the exons ATGCTGAAGTTCATGTGGTTGCTGATAGGGGGCCACACTAACTCCTGCTTGATTACAGAGCAGCAGGCAg ATCTCATTGATGGCCAGTCACACACCCCTCCCCGCCAGGTGAACGGGGTCCTGGGAGGTTCGGTGGCCCTCTCCGTGAACCTTGGTCCACAGGCCAAACTGAAGGAGATCGAGTGGAGCTAccgggctggatctggcccagcGCTGCTGGTGGCTTTGTTTCGGGATGGGAAATTCGAGCGGCCTGATCCTGGTGACCGGTTTAAGCAGAGGGTAGAAATGTACAATGAGACGCTCAGGATCAAGGCATTGGAGCTGAATGACAGCGGTGTCTTTGGGGCCCGAGTGAAGTTATTCCCAGCTATCGTTGAGGATCAGATCTTCCGCCTCATGGTCTATG AACCTGTCTCTACTCCGCGGATACAGAGCCAGCTGGTCTCCAGCACCTCCAAGTGGTGCAATGTGACCCTCCAGTGTCTCTCTCCGGGAAGGGAGCAGGTCAACGTCACTTGGAGGAAAGGAAACCCGATCCGGGAGCTCGGGAGCTCCGACAGATACCAGGTCTCCCCCGATGGCAAGACTCTCCGCCTCTCgctgctgcctgcctccctgaacaCCACCTACTCCTGCACGGCCAGCAACCCCATCGAGCACAAGATCGTGTCCTTTGACTTGCAGAGGATCTGCCAGAGTGGAg CTGAGGCGTCTTTCTCCAAGTCAGGCTACGTCGTCCTGACCTTCATCCTGCTAGTGCTGAGTCTTGGGGCTGCTTTCTGGTGCTGGAGGATCAATAATGAAAAATCAGCAGAAGCTG TTACCATTCCAACTGTGCAAGTGGAGGAGAGCCCTTCAGACCCCCAGTATGCAGAGATCCTTCGAAGGAGCCCCCCAGAAGGTAACAATAAG TCCCTAGGTCTCCGGGAAAATAATGCGGAGAGAAGCCCCCAGAAAGAACGGCTTGTCACGACTATTTACGACCAGATCCGAAGGACCCCAGACAATTCTTCTGAAGAAGTCACATAG
- the LOC117061842 gene encoding T-lymphocyte surface antigen Ly-9-like, translating into MSEAKYQSASWEDQLCSHRHQQPYLSLPPQSDRKVNEDTCRRLKILFLFKLLIYSSFGTLSQAAENPTYHVNGILGGSAFLSLNTPSAKKVVNIEWSFHPTSGEPYLLGEFRDGKQDQSHLRSWYEQLMESGDAVALRINNLAMLDETTLRIKNLTMEHSGLYEARAWFNAAQFQEHHFILTVYEPVPSPRIHHKVESKTPEGCSVSLQCQAPVKEGYTISWKRGNPPRILEGSLDKYWLSDNGRNLHISWRKSSSDSTFTCLVSNPVDRNNASFDLLKICASEEGGQQKYWGFLPLLVCAAGACACLIMIWKKKRLGKEKDAASVMQAQETSSAPFLRGDP; encoded by the exons ATGTCAGAGGCCAAATATCAGTCTGCAAGCTGGGAAGATCAACTCTGCTCTCACCGCCACCAGCAGCCGTATCTGAGTCTCCCTCCACAATCTGACAGAAAAGTTAATGAAGACACTTGCAGAAGACTCAAGATCCTTTTCTTATTCAAGCTGTTAATCTACTCTTCCTTTG GCACTTTGAGTCAAGCAGCAGAGAATCCGACCTATCATGTGAATGGGATCCTGGGAGGATCAGCCTTCCTTTCTTTAAATACACCCTCAGCCAAAAAAGTGGTCAACATTGAATGGTCCTTCCACCCCACATCTGGGGAGCCATACCTGCTTGGTGAGTTCAGGGATGGAAAACAGGATCAGTCACATCTCAGGAGCTGGTATGAACAACTGATGGAAAGTGGTGATGCCGTCGCATTGAGGATCAATAACTTGGCAATGCTTGACGAGACCACTCTGAGGATCAAGAACCTGACAATGGAGCATAGTGGGCTCTATGAAGCTCGTGCCTGGTTTAATGCCGCGCAGTTCCAAGAACACCACTTCATCCTCACTGTTTATG aGCCAGTGCCAAGTCCACGGATACACCATAAAGTAGAATCCAAGACTCCAGAAGGCTGCAGTGTGTCCTTACAGTGCCAGGCACCTGTAAAGGAGGGGTACACTATCTCCTGGAAAAGAGGGAATCCCCCCAGGATCTTAGAAGGAAGTTTGGATAAGTACTGGCTTTCTGACAATGGGAGGAATCTCCACATCTCCTGGAGAAAAAGCTCTTCTGACTCCACATTCACTTGCCTGGTCAGCAATCCTGTTGATCGAAACAATGCCTCATTTGACTTGCTCAAAATCTGTGCAAGTGAGGAAG GTGGACAACAAAAGTACTGGGGGTTCCTGCCACTTCTCGTCTGTGCTGCTGGAGCTTGTGCATGTTTGATAATGATATGGAAGAAGAAAAGGTTGGGAAAGGAGAAAG ATGCTGCCTCTGTGATGCAAGCTCAAGAGACCTCTTCTGCACCCTTCCTCAGAGGAGACCCCTAA